The following proteins are co-located in the Primulina tabacum isolate GXHZ01 chromosome 11, ASM2559414v2, whole genome shotgun sequence genome:
- the LOC142518756 gene encoding uncharacterized protein LOC142518756 isoform X1, producing MVSKTEEEQLNRLENQVDNGGGGAWDYLCLLRKLKLRRSDKVLKHGVPILNDHKKRSALGPEEWTLYEQVCIAALDCHLLDLSKECIKVLKNKFPGSRRVGRLEAMFLEAKGLWSEAEEAYTSLLEDNQFDQVVHKRRVAMAKAQGNLSGATELLNKYLEIFMADHEAWRELAEIYVSLQMYKQAAFCYEEVILAQPTVPFYHLAYADVLYTIGGLENLQAAKKYYAATIDLTGGKNIRALFGICLCASAVGQLTKGRNKEDKESLELQALSAVALEKDYKQKSPTKLKLVSSCLRSLKVPL from the exons ATGGTGAGCAAAACAGAGGAGGAACAACTGAATAGATTGGAAAACCAAGTGGATAATGGAGGAGGTGGCGCGTGGGATTACCTCTGCCTCCTCAGAAAGCTCAAGCTCCGCCGCTCTGATAAAGTCTTGAAGCACGGCGTCCCCATTCTTAACGACCACAAGAAGAGATCTGCTCTTGGCCCTGAAG AATGGACTTTATACGAGCAAGTATGCATTGCAGCCCTGGACTGCCATCTGCTTGATTTGTCAAAG GAGTGTATAAAGGTTTTAAAGAACAAGTTTCCTGGGAGTAGAAGGGTTG GTAGGCTGGAAGCAATGTTCCTTGAAGCCAAGGGGTTATGGTCAGAGGCCGAAGAGGCTTACACGAGTCTGTTAGAAGATAATCAATTCGATCAG GTAGTACACAAGAGGAGGGTGGCAATGGCGAAGGCGCAAGGCAATCTTTCTGGGGCAACTGAGTTGCTCAACAAGTATCTTGAAAT ATTCATGGCAGATCATGAGGCATGGAGGGAACTAGCTGAAATATATGTCTCTCTACAAAT GTATAAGCAAGCTGCCTTCTGCTATGAGGAAGTTATCTTAGCTCAGCCaacagttccattttatcaccTTGCATATGCTGAT GTGCTTTATACAATTGGCGGACTTGAAAATCTTCAAGCAGCGAAGAAATATTATGCAGCTACCATAGATTTAACTGGTGGCAAGAACATTCGAGCTCTTTTTGGCATATGCCTG TGTGCTTCTGCCGTTGGGCAGCTGACAAAAGGGCGTAACAAGGAGGATAAAGAGAGCTTGGAACTGCAAGCTCTCTCAGCTGTTGCCTTGGAGAAAGATTACAAACAGAAATCGCCTACCAAACTTAAGCTTGTGAGTTCCTGTTTGAGAAGTTTGAAAGTGCCATTATGA
- the LOC142518756 gene encoding uncharacterized protein LOC142518756 isoform X2, with amino-acid sequence MVSKTEEEQLNRLENQVDNGGGGAWDYLCLLRKLKLRRSDKVLKHGVPILNDHKKRSALGPEEWTLYEQVCIAALDCHLLDLSKECIKVLKNKFPGSRRVGRLEAMFLEAKGLWSEAEEAYTSLLEDNQFDQVVHKRRVAMAKAQGNLSGATELLNKYLEIFMADHEAWRELAEIYVSLQMYKQAAFCYEEVILAQPTVPFYHLAYADVLYTIGGLENLQAAKKYYAATIDLTGGKNIRALFGICLCASAVGQLTKGRNKEDKESLELQALSAVALEKDYKQKSPTKLKLVSSCLRSLKVPL; translated from the exons ATGGTGAGCAAAACAGAGGAGGAACAACTGAATAGATTGGAAAACCAAGTGGATAATGGAGGAGGTGGCGCGTGGGATTACCTCTGCCTCCTCAGAAAGCTCAAGCTCCGCCGCTCTGATAAAGTCTTGAAGCACGGCGTCCCCATTCTTAACGACCACAAGAAGAGATCTGCTCTTGGCCCTGAAG AATGGACTTTATACGAGCAAGTATGCATTGCAGCCCTGGACTGCCATCTGCTTGATTTGTCAAAG GAGTGTATAAAGGTTTTAAAGAACAAGTTTCCTGGGAGTAGAAGGGTTG GTAGGCTGGAAGCAATGTTCCTTGAAGCCAAGGGGTTATGGTCAGAGGCCGAAGAGGCTTACACGAGTCTGTTAGAAGATAATCAATTCGATCAGGTTG TACACAAGAGGAGGGTGGCAATGGCGAAGGCGCAAGGCAATCTTTCTGGGGCAACTGAGTTGCTCAACAAGTATCTTGAAAT ATTCATGGCAGATCATGAGGCATGGAGGGAACTAGCTGAAATATATGTCTCTCTACAAAT GTATAAGCAAGCTGCCTTCTGCTATGAGGAAGTTATCTTAGCTCAGCCaacagttccattttatcaccTTGCATATGCTGAT GTGCTTTATACAATTGGCGGACTTGAAAATCTTCAAGCAGCGAAGAAATATTATGCAGCTACCATAGATTTAACTGGTGGCAAGAACATTCGAGCTCTTTTTGGCATATGCCTG TGTGCTTCTGCCGTTGGGCAGCTGACAAAAGGGCGTAACAAGGAGGATAAAGAGAGCTTGGAACTGCAAGCTCTCTCAGCTGTTGCCTTGGAGAAAGATTACAAACAGAAATCGCCTACCAAACTTAAGCTTGTGAGTTCCTGTTTGAGAAGTTTGAAAGTGCCATTATGA
- the LOC142518755 gene encoding phototropin-2-like, whose product MIGMIHSLGVSAGTMNEERNVQVPSVHGENFGDQNNDTWMEFQLDSSMKERTATDSSIAETSAANASAEEIAGGKDSVKRLSVGSNRLSEESIVGSRLPRVSQEIKDALATLQQTFVVSDATKPDCPIIYVSSGFFTMTGYSLKEVIGRNCRFLQGPDTDQNEVAKIRNATRTGTSYCGRLLNYKKDGTPFWNMLTITPIKDDAGKTIQFIGMQVEVSKYTEGMNDKALRPNGLPRSLIRYDARQKEEALGSITEVVQTLRHPKSHVTPESHDTMTKIEHTGLAELLDNKGTPGRQTPRLDTRSKSHCSDFRSDTSQKSRKSGRFSLIGFKSKSVRHASNEYPQVIEPEILMTTDEERRDSWEQTERERDIRQGIDLATTLERIEKNFVITDPRLPDNPIIFSSDSFLELTEYSREEILGRNCRFLQGPETDQTTVSKIRDAIRDQRDVTVQLINYTKYGKKFWNLFHLQPMRDQKGELQYFIGVQLDGSDHVVPLKNRLSEGTEQQGAKLVKATAENVDEAVRELPDANLRPEDLWAIHSQSVLPKPHKKDSIEWASIRKIIESGETIGLNHFKPVRPLGCGDTGSVHLVELIGSGQLFAMKAMDKSMMLNRNKVHRACIEREIISLLDHPFLPTLYSSFQTPTHVCLITDFYPGGELFALLDKQPLKILSEDSARFYAAEVVIGLEYLHCLGILYRDLKPENLLLQKDGHIALADFDLSFKTTCKPQVIKHPALKKRSSRNQPPPIFFAEPSTQSNSFVGTEEYIAPEIITGLGHSAAIDWWTLGILLYEMLYGRTPFRGKNRQKTFANILHKDLTFPSSIPVSLAGRQLIHSLLNRDPDNRLGSNSGANEIKNHPFFHGIEWPLIRCMTPPPLDEPLQLIGKESNAKEVSWSDDGVLVHPMEMF is encoded by the exons ATGATTGGCATGATTCATAGTCTTGGAGTCTCTGCTGGTACTATGAACGAGGAACGTAACGTGCAAGTACCTTCAGTGCATGGGGAAAATTTTGGGGATCAAAACAACGATACATGGATGGAATTTCAGTTAGACAGTAGCATGAAGGAAAGAACTGCAACAGATTCTTCCATAGCTGAAACAAGTGCAGCTAATGCTTCAGCAGAAGAAATTGCAGGAGGCAAGGATTCAGTAAAAAGACTTTCGGTTGGATCAAATAGGTTATCCGAGGAATCTATTGTTGGATCCAGACTCCCGAGGGTCTCTCAGGAGATAAAAGATGCTTTGGCAACACTACAACAGACGTTTGTTGTCTCCGACGCGACCAAGCCTGACTGCCCCATCATCTATGTTAGCAGTGGCTTTTTCACTATGACTGGTTATTCCTTGAAAGAGGTCATTGGAAGGAATTG CCGTTTCTTGCAGGGACCTGATACAGACCAGAATGAGGTAGCAAAAATAAGGAATGCGACAAGAACAGGAACAAGCTATTGTGGGAGACTTCTAAACTATAAGAAGGATGGGACTCCTTTCTGGAATATGCTGACAATCACTCCAATCAAAGATGATGCAGGAAAAACCATACAATTTATTGG AATGCAGGTTGAAGTCAGCAAGTACACAGAAGGGATGAACGATAAAGCATTACGGCCAAATGGATTGCCAAGGTCATTGATTCGTTATGATG CTCGTCAAAAGGAAGAGGCTTTAGGCTCTATCACAGAAGTGGTACAAACCCTTAGGCATCCAAAATCCCATGTAACACCTGAGAGTCATGATACCATGACTAAGATTGAACATACTGGACTAGCAGAATTGTTGGATAATAAAGGTACACCCGGGAGACAAACCCCTCGCTTAGATACAAGAAGTAAGTCACATTGTTCAGATTTTCGCTCAGACACAAGCCAAAAGTCCAGAAAATCTGGACGCTTTTCACTTATAGG GTTTAAAAGTAAGTCTGTACGCCATGCTAGCAATGAATATCCACAAGTTATTGAACCAGAGATCCTGATGACGACAGACGAAGAACGGAGAGACAGTTGGGAACAAACTGAAAGAGAAAGGGATATACGTCAAGGCATTGACCTGGCAACAACCTTAGAACGCATTGAAAAGAATTTTGTGATAACTGATCCTAGGCTTCCTGATAACCCAATC ATATTTTCATCAGATAGCTTCCTTGAATTGACAGAATACTCACGCGAAGAAATTTTGGGAAGGAATTGCAG GTTTCTTCAGGGACCTGAAACTGATCAAACAACTGTTTCAAAGATAAGGGATGCCATCAGGGACCAAAGGGATGTTACCGTTCAGTTGATTAATTATACAAAATATG GGAAGAAATTCTGGAATTTATTTCATTTGCAACCTATGCGTGATCAGAAG GGTGAACTGCAATATTTTATTGGTGTCCAACTAGATGGAAGTGATCATGTGGTGCCCTTGAAGAATCGCCTCTCAGAGGGAACTGAGCAACAGGGCGCTAAGTTG GTCAAAGCTACAGCAGAAAATGTTGATGAAGCTGTTCGAGAACTTCCTGATGCCAACTTG AGACCAGAAGACCTGTGGGCTATACACTCTCAATCTGTACTTCCGAAGCCCCATAAAAAGGATAGTATTGAATGGGCATCGATAAGAAAG ATCATTGAATCTGGTGAAACTATTGGATTGAATCACTTCAAACCAGTACGTCCTTTGGGATGTGGCGACACTGGAAG TGTTCATTTGGTGGAACTAATAGGTAGTGGTCAACTATTTGCTATGAAGGCAATGGATAAATCCATGATGCTTAATCGTAATAAG GTTCATCGAGCATGCATTGAAAGAGAAATTATCTCACTCTTGGATCATCCATTTCTTCCCACTTTGTACTCCTCTTTTCAG ACACCTACACATGTTTGTTTGATAACAGATTTTTATCCCGGAGGAGAGTTATTTGCGCTGCTCGACAAACAACCCTTGAAAATCTTAAGCGAGGACTCAGCCAG GTTTTATGCAGCAGAGGTCGTCATTGGCTTGGAATATCTTCACTGTTTAG GTATTCTTTATCGGGATTTGAAACCAGAAAATCTTCTTCTTCAGAAGGATGGACATATTGCATTAGCTGACTTCGATCTATCTTTTAAGACAACATGCAAACCTCAA GTCATAAAGCATCCTGCTCTGAAGAAGAGAAGCTCTAGGAATCAACCTCCTCCAATTTTTTTTGCAGAACCAAgtactcaatcaaattcttttgtTGGAACTGAAGAATACATTGCTCCA GAAATCATTACAGGCTTAGGTCATAGTGCTGCTATAGATTGGTGGACCCTTG GTATTTTGCTCTATGAAATGCTTTATGGGCGTACACCATTCAGAGGAAAGAATAGGCAGAAAACATTTGCCAACATCTTGCACAAGGACCTAACTTTCCCAAGTAGCATTCCG GTGAGTCTTGCAGGAAGACAGTTGATTCATTCATTGTTAAATCGAGATCCAGACAACCGTTTAGGATCAAATAGTGGTGCAAATGAGATCAAGAATCATCCTTTCTTCCATGGAATAGAATGGCCTCTTATTCGTTGCATG ACCCCGCCGCCCTTAGACGAGCCTCTTCAATTAATTGGTAAAGAATCAAATGCGAAGGAGGTAAGTTGGTCGGACGATGGAGTACTTGTGCATCCCATGGAAATGTTCTAA